In Streptomyces sp. NBC_00414, a single window of DNA contains:
- a CDS encoding P-II family nitrogen regulator: MKLITAVVKPHRLDEIKEALQAFGVHGLTVTEASGYGRQRGHTEVYRGAEYTVDLVPKIRIEVLVEDDDAEQLLDVIVKAARTGKIGDGKVWSVPVDTAVRVRTGERGPDAL; this comes from the coding sequence ATGAAGCTCATCACCGCCGTCGTCAAGCCCCACCGGCTCGACGAGATCAAGGAGGCCCTCCAGGCCTTCGGCGTCCACGGACTCACGGTCACCGAGGCGAGCGGTTACGGTCGTCAGCGGGGCCACACCGAGGTCTACCGCGGTGCCGAGTACACCGTCGACCTCGTTCCCAAGATCCGTATCGAGGTACTGGTCGAGGACGATGACGCCGAGCAGCTGCTCGACGTCATCGTGAAGGCGGCCCGTACCGGCAAGATCGGAGACGGCAAGGTCTGGTCCGTCCCGGTCGACACGGCGGTCCGGGTCCGGACCGGCGAGCGCGGACCCGACGCGCTGTAG
- a CDS encoding ammonium transporter — MAPAITLAADAPTLSAANTGFMLICSALVLIMTPGLAFFYGGMVRVKSTLNMLMMSFISMGIITILWVLYGFSLAFGTDSGGIVGWSSDFVGLSGIGKMELWDGYTIPIYVFAVFQLMFAIITPALISGALADRVKFTAWSLFIALWATVVYFPVAHWVWGTGGWAFELGVIDFAGGTAVHINAGAAALGVILVIGKRVGFKKDPMRPHSLPLVMLGAGLLWFGWFGFNAGSWLGNDDGVGALMFVNTQVATAAAMLAWLAYEKIRHGAFTTLGAASGAVAGLVAITPSGGAVSPLGAIAVGVIAGVLCAMAVGLKYKFGYDDSLDVVGVHLVGGVAGSLLIGFFATGGGQSDVAGLFYGGGLDQFWKQCAGVFGVLAYSLVASAVLAFLIDKTIGMRVPEDVEVAGIDQAEHAETAYDFSGAGGGSARTSATGPVAESASKKVDA, encoded by the coding sequence ATGGCACCAGCCATCACGCTTGCCGCAGACGCTCCCACGCTGTCTGCCGCCAACACCGGGTTCATGCTCATCTGCTCCGCCCTGGTGCTGATCATGACTCCCGGTCTCGCCTTCTTCTACGGAGGCATGGTCAGGGTCAAGAGCACCTTGAACATGTTGATGATGAGCTTCATCAGCATGGGGATCATCACGATCCTGTGGGTGCTCTACGGCTTCTCGCTCGCCTTCGGTACCGACTCGGGCGGCATCGTCGGCTGGTCCTCCGACTTCGTGGGCCTCAGCGGCATCGGGAAGATGGAGCTCTGGGACGGTTACACCATCCCGATCTACGTCTTCGCCGTCTTCCAGCTGATGTTCGCGATCATCACGCCCGCCCTGATAAGCGGCGCGCTCGCGGACCGCGTGAAGTTCACCGCCTGGTCCCTGTTCATCGCCCTGTGGGCCACGGTCGTGTACTTCCCGGTCGCCCACTGGGTCTGGGGCACCGGCGGCTGGGCCTTCGAGCTCGGCGTCATCGACTTCGCCGGCGGTACGGCGGTCCACATCAACGCGGGCGCCGCCGCGCTCGGTGTCATCCTCGTCATCGGCAAGCGCGTCGGGTTCAAGAAGGACCCGATGCGCCCGCACAGCCTCCCGCTGGTGATGCTCGGCGCCGGTCTGCTGTGGTTCGGCTGGTTCGGGTTCAACGCCGGCTCCTGGCTCGGCAACGACGACGGCGTCGGCGCGCTGATGTTCGTCAACACGCAGGTCGCCACCGCCGCCGCCATGCTGGCCTGGCTCGCCTACGAGAAGATCCGCCACGGCGCGTTCACCACCCTCGGTGCCGCCTCCGGCGCGGTCGCCGGTCTGGTCGCGATCACCCCGTCCGGCGGCGCGGTCTCCCCGCTCGGCGCGATCGCGGTGGGCGTCATCGCCGGTGTGCTCTGCGCCATGGCTGTCGGCCTCAAGTACAAGTTCGGCTACGACGACTCGCTCGACGTCGTCGGTGTCCACCTCGTCGGCGGTGTCGCGGGATCCCTGCTGATCGGCTTCTTCGCCACCGGCGGCGGCCAGTCCGACGTCGCGGGCCTCTTCTACGGCGGCGGCCTCGACCAGTTCTGGAAGCAGTGCGCCGGTGTCTTCGGTGTCCTCGCCTACTCCCTCGTGGCCTCCGCGGTCCTCGCCTTCCTGATCGACAAGACGATCGGGATGCGCGTTCCCGAGGACGTCGAGGTCGCGGGCATCGACCAGGCCGAGCACGCCGAGACCGCATACGACTTCAGCGGCGCCGGCGGCGGCTCCGCACGCACCTCGGCCACGGGCCCGGTCGCCGAATCCGCGAGCAAGAAGGTGGACGCATGA